A single window of Syntrophotalea acetylenica DNA harbors:
- a CDS encoding ELWxxDGT repeat protein — protein sequence MCRYFLYVTVLVLAAGLGCFACTGASAATRPALLSHCLRVESTAWGLELWRSDGSSGGTVLVRDINPGKPSGRPYQFREVQNRLFFGANDGLHGFELWSTDGTAAGTRMIMDINEGTPGSFPAGIAVLDDKVCFGADNGTHGRELWCSNGSVEGTDMVVDIFPGPTGSNPRYFTQVNGSLLFEADDGVHGRELWRTDGTREGTMLVYDIQPGRDNSWPSNFSRINGLLLFRATDSRHGRELWRSDGTSEGTYMVKDLNDGPADGF from the coding sequence ATGTGTCGTTATTTTTTGTACGTAACTGTTTTAGTTTTGGCCGCAGGTCTGGGATGTTTTGCCTGCACAGGGGCCAGTGCGGCCACGCGCCCGGCGCTGCTGTCGCACTGCCTGCGCGTGGAAAGTACCGCCTGGGGGTTGGAGTTGTGGCGTTCCGACGGCAGTTCCGGCGGTACAGTACTGGTGCGCGATATCAATCCCGGAAAGCCGTCCGGACGTCCTTACCAGTTTCGCGAGGTTCAAAACCGGCTTTTTTTCGGGGCCAATGACGGGCTTCATGGCTTCGAACTATGGAGTACCGATGGTACCGCCGCCGGTACCCGGATGATTATGGATATCAATGAGGGCACACCCGGCTCGTTTCCGGCCGGGATTGCTGTCCTGGACGATAAGGTCTGTTTCGGGGCCGATAACGGGACTCATGGGCGGGAATTGTGGTGTTCAAACGGATCCGTGGAAGGCACTGACATGGTTGTGGATATTTTTCCGGGTCCGACCGGTTCGAACCCCCGGTATTTTACTCAAGTGAACGGCAGTCTGTTGTTTGAAGCCGATGATGGTGTGCATGGCCGGGAACTCTGGCGTACCGACGGTACTCGGGAGGGGACCATGCTGGTTTATGATATACAGCCCGGCCGGGACAACTCCTGGCCTTCCAACTTCTCCCGGATCAACGGACTGCTACTGTTTCGTGCCACCGACAGCCGGCACGGACGGGAATTATGGCGCAGTGACGGTACTTCCGAAGGGACATACATGGTCAAGGACCTGAACGACGGTCCGGCGGATGGCTTCTGA
- a CDS encoding CDP-alcohol phosphatidyltransferase family protein, with amino-acid sequence MIPYSAILTEIAIPVFIMLALERFAVYFFLRTPRQVAWVRRHRWLHPNAISRARYPMGFVSAILLHLGYPQWCFLFFTFWMITDITDGDIARKCDLNTEEGATIDPLSDKLMYAPMLVYLAWRGALNPMLVFVFLAFDITGQASRRFIKVKAANLFGKAKTFMVVVLLIVVGLEWIYGPLPILGRSIYPLMAICAGLAFCSTFFKVIPNYWYANILSILNLVCGLAGCWVVLSGKPAVYALGLVFLGQFLDLFDGRAAERWGSTPRGEIFDDVADGTSFGLTVGLIVVVSFTKLWLGLLLGGFYLFAVIYRLIRFVVEKRRKGVAGGVASFAGLPSPAGALMAGTACVLVPSQPVVGVIVAITSLLMISRVPYPHFGRAILPRVPKIVRVLVLGAFLFLLALGVRRDQYLIPLLIAFAADTIYLVSPLFRRQSGNAD; translated from the coding sequence ATGATTCCCTATAGCGCAATCCTGACCGAAATCGCCATTCCCGTTTTCATCATGCTGGCACTGGAACGCTTTGCCGTCTATTTCTTTCTCCGGACTCCCCGCCAGGTCGCATGGGTGCGACGACACAGATGGCTGCACCCCAATGCCATCAGCCGCGCTCGGTATCCCATGGGTTTCGTATCGGCAATCCTCCTGCATCTGGGTTATCCACAATGGTGCTTTCTGTTTTTTACCTTCTGGATGATCACCGACATTACCGACGGCGACATCGCCCGAAAATGCGATCTGAATACGGAAGAAGGCGCTACCATCGACCCCCTCTCCGATAAACTGATGTACGCTCCCATGCTCGTCTACCTTGCCTGGAGGGGGGCGCTCAATCCGATGCTGGTGTTTGTTTTTCTGGCTTTCGACATCACCGGGCAAGCCTCTCGGCGTTTTATCAAGGTCAAAGCCGCCAACCTCTTCGGCAAGGCCAAAACCTTCATGGTGGTCGTGCTGCTGATCGTTGTCGGCCTGGAATGGATTTACGGCCCCCTTCCAATCCTCGGACGTTCCATTTACCCGTTGATGGCTATCTGTGCGGGATTGGCCTTCTGCTCCACCTTTTTCAAAGTCATTCCCAACTACTGGTACGCCAACATTCTCAGCATTCTCAACCTGGTATGCGGCCTTGCCGGCTGCTGGGTCGTTCTGAGCGGCAAGCCGGCGGTCTATGCCCTTGGGCTGGTGTTCCTCGGCCAGTTTCTGGATCTGTTCGACGGCCGCGCCGCCGAACGCTGGGGGTCCACCCCTCGCGGCGAAATTTTTGACGATGTCGCCGACGGAACCAGCTTTGGCCTGACGGTAGGTCTGATTGTCGTGGTTTCCTTCACCAAGCTCTGGTTAGGCCTGCTGCTCGGCGGTTTTTACCTTTTTGCCGTAATCTACCGACTGATCCGGTTTGTTGTGGAAAAACGCCGTAAAGGCGTAGCCGGAGGCGTTGCGAGCTTCGCCGGTCTGCCGTCCCCGGCAGGCGCCTTGATGGCCGGCACTGCATGCGTGCTGGTTCCCAGCCAGCCCGTGGTCGGCGTTATCGTAGCCATCACCTCGCTGCTGATGATTTCGCGCGTGCCTTACCCCCATTTCGGGCGCGCCATTTTACCCAGAGTTCCCAAAATCGTCAGAGTTCTGGTTCTTGGCGCATTTCTGTTTCTGCTGGCGCTCGGAGTGCGTCGCGACCAGTATCTGATCCCGCTGCTCATCGCCTTTGCAGCCGATACCATATACCTCGTTTCACCGCTGTTTCGCCGTCAATCCGGAAATGCCGACTGA
- a CDS encoding cupin domain-containing protein, giving the protein MEIITLEAASKVPVPFDARIMHNSGPVEVIHILLRPGETVPLHDNPFDVLFYVLEGRGELTIEDEVQQVGGDSLIDIRTGTLRGWKNTGTEPVRLLVIKMTGTKF; this is encoded by the coding sequence ATGGAAATCATAACGCTTGAGGCGGCATCGAAAGTACCGGTCCCCTTCGATGCGCGCATCATGCACAACAGCGGTCCCGTCGAAGTCATTCATATTCTGCTGCGGCCCGGCGAAACCGTGCCACTGCACGACAATCCTTTCGACGTTCTGTTTTATGTCCTGGAAGGCCGCGGAGAACTGACGATCGAGGATGAAGTCCAACAGGTTGGCGGCGACAGCCTTATAGACATCCGCACGGGTACCCTGCGCGGATGGAAAAACACCGGCACCGAACCGGTGCGCCTGCTGGTCATCAAAATGACCGGCACCAAATTCTGA
- the rbr gene encoding rubrerythrin — protein sequence MSALKGTKTEKNLLEAFAGESMARNKYSYFASVAKKEGFEKISAIFQETADNEKEHAKLHFKALQGIGDTMANLKAAAAGENEEWTEMYPRMAKEAREEGFDDLARMFENIARIEKAHQERYERIVKAIEAGTVFQRDNEQLWKCRNCGHLLNAKAASRICPVCDHPQAFFEVEVCTF from the coding sequence ATGAGCGCATTGAAAGGTACCAAGACCGAAAAGAACCTGTTGGAAGCTTTTGCTGGCGAGTCCATGGCCCGCAACAAGTACAGCTATTTTGCCTCGGTGGCCAAAAAGGAAGGATTCGAGAAGATTTCCGCTATTTTCCAGGAGACCGCGGACAACGAAAAGGAACATGCTAAACTGCATTTCAAGGCGCTGCAGGGAATCGGCGATACCATGGCCAACCTGAAGGCGGCCGCGGCCGGCGAAAATGAAGAATGGACCGAAATGTATCCGCGCATGGCCAAGGAAGCCCGCGAGGAAGGGTTTGATGATCTGGCCCGCATGTTCGAAAATATCGCCCGCATCGAAAAAGCGCATCAGGAGCGTTATGAGCGCATCGTCAAGGCGATTGAGGCCGGTACGGTTTTTCAGCGGGACAACGAACAGCTCTGGAAATGCCGCAACTGTGGCCATCTGCTCAATGCCAAGGCCGCGTCCAGGATCTGTCCCGTGTGTGATCATCCCCAGGCCTTTTTCGAGGTCGAGGTCTGCACCTTCTGA
- a CDS encoding Fur family transcriptional regulator: MSEQKKLQELMATCRARGVSLTPQRLGVMRALSARRDHPTADQLYADLIRQLPGISRTTVYRVLETFVRLDLVRKIDSRDSKAHFDGDTSLHPHLVCLGCGRVMDYEDRSFGILQPPEVTGDGFRIVDYAVTLVGFCEDCQRDNIDR, translated from the coding sequence ATGTCGGAACAAAAGAAATTGCAGGAACTCATGGCAACATGCAGGGCGCGGGGAGTGAGTCTGACGCCCCAGCGGCTGGGGGTAATGCGGGCGCTGTCAGCCCGCCGGGATCATCCAACGGCGGACCAGTTATATGCGGATCTGATCCGTCAATTGCCCGGAATTTCCCGAACCACTGTTTACCGGGTTCTGGAGACCTTTGTAAGGCTTGATCTGGTTCGAAAAATCGACAGCCGTGACTCCAAAGCGCATTTCGATGGCGATACCTCTCTGCATCCTCACCTGGTTTGTCTCGGGTGCGGCAGGGTGATGGACTATGAGGATAGAAGTTTCGGCATATTGCAGCCTCCGGAGGTGACCGGAGATGGTTTCAGGATTGTCGATTATGCCGTGACGCTGGTCGGGTTCTGTGAGGACTGCCAGCGGGACAACATTGATAGGTAG
- the rd gene encoding rubredoxin, producing MQKYVCEICGYVYDPAVGDPENGIAAGTAFSDIPGDWVCPICGASKANFAPEG from the coding sequence ATGCAAAAGTACGTGTGTGAAATCTGCGGCTATGTGTACGACCCCGCGGTAGGCGACCCGGAAAACGGCATTGCGGCGGGGACCGCGTTTTCTGATATCCCCGGAGACTGGGTGTGCCCGATCTGCGGTGCTTCCAAGGCTAATTTCGCCCCGGAAGGCTGA
- a CDS encoding AEC family transporter produces the protein MSNFVLIVVFVGLGLLFRRLKAFPKDSAQVLNMFALYVSLPALVLLKIPQLQIGREALLVAAVPWGLLILSAAFVLAAAAKFHWSRAQTGVLLLLVPLGNTSFMGVPMVNAFFGQQGIPYLIVYDQIGTMLIFALYGSLILALYGRDGTLRIGSIARRTLTFPPTLAVMAGLALRPWPYPDALQAALQGVSQSLTPLVMTAIGLQLNWRLPRHLLRPLGYGLLIKLLIAPLVTLGVCRLLGASGLHVDVAVFEAGMPPMVTAGAVAVIAGMESDLAIALIGIGIVVSFASLPLLFAILS, from the coding sequence ATGTCGAATTTCGTTCTTATTGTTGTTTTTGTCGGGCTGGGCCTTTTGTTTCGAAGGCTAAAGGCCTTTCCAAAGGATTCGGCCCAGGTGCTGAACATGTTTGCGCTGTATGTTTCCCTGCCAGCGCTGGTTTTGCTGAAAATTCCGCAGTTGCAGATCGGGCGAGAAGCGCTGCTGGTAGCGGCGGTTCCCTGGGGATTGCTGATTTTGTCGGCGGCATTTGTCCTGGCGGCGGCTGCAAAGTTTCACTGGAGTCGTGCCCAGACCGGCGTTCTTCTGCTGCTGGTGCCTCTCGGAAATACCTCCTTTATGGGGGTCCCGATGGTTAATGCCTTTTTCGGGCAGCAGGGTATTCCTTATCTGATTGTTTACGATCAGATCGGAACCATGCTGATCTTTGCCCTGTATGGATCCCTGATTCTTGCCTTGTACGGTCGTGACGGAACGTTGCGGATCGGGTCCATTGCCCGCCGGACTTTAACTTTTCCGCCGACTCTGGCCGTGATGGCTGGGCTTGCGCTGCGCCCCTGGCCTTATCCCGACGCATTGCAGGCGGCATTGCAGGGCGTATCCCAGAGTCTTACGCCACTGGTTATGACCGCTATTGGCCTGCAGCTGAACTGGAGGTTGCCACGCCATCTGTTGAGGCCGCTTGGTTACGGTTTGCTGATCAAGTTGCTGATTGCGCCCCTCGTGACTCTCGGTGTGTGCCGCCTGCTTGGGGCAAGCGGATTGCATGTGGATGTTGCCGTTTTTGAGGCCGGCATGCCGCCCATGGTTACGGCCGGCGCCGTGGCGGTGATCGCCGGCATGGAGAGCGATTTGGCGATAGCGCTGATCGGAATAGGTATTGTTGTCTCTTTCGCCTCTCTACCTTTGCTGTTTGCCATACTGTCATAG
- a CDS encoding NlpC/P60 family protein: protein MKKSLLWIIAFCFWTSAAVAEPAAVDSARVYSIQLFAYSRQPAADGAVESLKSKGLDAYVTTNQRGLFVVRTGSHGSRLEARQAAEQLQKNKLIGSFLIVSGRAPDTAEVAARTSEIPTAEVNKTVSTAQAPAAAAQETATVPRVATDPDTGTPKSTADTGTQAVADKKSAGSQMIAALEAMAHQPIAPQPPGFRAARIALDFLGVKYRWGGMSVETGMDCSGFVKTVYALCGINLPRTSAEQYRQGEPVARNELSPGDMVFFGNNKRVNHVGIYLGEGKFIHAPRSRKTIRISNLEESSLRKKFLGARRLLFNDK, encoded by the coding sequence ATGAAGAAATCTCTACTCTGGATAATTGCATTCTGTTTCTGGACATCGGCCGCCGTGGCCGAGCCCGCCGCGGTTGACTCCGCCAGGGTCTATTCCATTCAACTGTTTGCCTATTCACGGCAGCCTGCTGCGGACGGCGCTGTGGAATCGCTGAAAAGCAAGGGTCTTGACGCTTATGTGACGACCAATCAGCGCGGCCTGTTTGTCGTTAGAACCGGCAGCCATGGCTCGCGCCTGGAAGCCAGACAAGCGGCAGAGCAGCTGCAGAAAAACAAGCTCATCGGCAGCTTCCTGATTGTTTCAGGCCGCGCCCCGGACACTGCGGAGGTTGCTGCCCGGACAAGCGAAATTCCCACAGCCGAGGTCAACAAGACCGTCTCCACAGCGCAAGCACCTGCCGCGGCCGCACAAGAAACCGCGACAGTCCCCCGCGTTGCCACCGATCCGGACACCGGGACGCCCAAATCGACGGCAGACACCGGCACGCAGGCCGTCGCTGATAAAAAGTCCGCAGGATCTCAAATGATTGCCGCGCTGGAAGCCATGGCACATCAACCCATAGCTCCGCAACCGCCCGGATTCCGCGCCGCCCGGATCGCCCTGGATTTTCTGGGCGTAAAGTATCGCTGGGGCGGCATGTCCGTCGAGACCGGCATGGACTGCAGCGGCTTCGTAAAAACCGTTTACGCGCTGTGCGGCATCAACCTGCCACGCACCTCCGCCGAACAGTACCGGCAGGGCGAACCGGTGGCACGCAACGAGTTGAGTCCTGGAGATATGGTCTTTTTCGGCAACAACAAGCGTGTCAACCATGTCGGCATTTACCTTGGCGAAGGCAAATTCATTCATGCGCCGCGTTCACGCAAAACCATCCGGATCTCAAACCTGGAGGAAAGTTCCCTGCGCAAAAAATTTCTAGGTGCACGCCGCCTGCTTTTCAACGACAAGTAA
- the serA gene encoding phosphoglycerate dehydrogenase → MKILVAEKVAKEGLLILEKDPLVELDVKTDLSREELLRIIDSYEGLVIRSATKADRELLEAGKNLKVVARAGVGLDNVDLKAASERGIIVCNAPFGNINSVVEHAMALILATCRKLVKADTSIKGGAWNRSIKAMELKGKVAGVIGLNKIGGGVVTRLKAFDCEVIGCDPYISEKRVQDLGIRLVSLEELIRSSDVITVHVPLNDETRNLIAAPQLQQMKDGVILVNTARGGIINEQDLLAALESGKVGAACVDVWSEEPPQSEHLKKLVAHERMLAIPHLGASSAEAQINVSIDVARDIVRFANEQPMEYAANIPRFDSSLMGQMRPFLRLVNIMADFVSQLADSNLNKVTFTYQGSVAEYDCSPITVCGMAALLNNKVEQDVNMVNAALIAENMGIAVEEVKNPAPAAFANTVTIDIEGPGMRRTIVGTHFEGQPRVVRLRDYQVDFAPEEHMLVITYQDRPGMIGKIGQVLGEHDINIAAMNLGRQQKRGEAMVILSLDSPVPSNVVDEIGSVIVASFIKYLHVLKARPEQ, encoded by the coding sequence ATGAAAATTCTGGTTGCGGAAAAAGTTGCCAAAGAGGGCCTGCTGATCCTGGAGAAGGACCCCCTTGTCGAACTGGATGTCAAAACCGATCTGAGCCGGGAAGAATTGCTCCGGATCATCGACAGTTACGAGGGGTTGGTGATTCGCAGCGCAACCAAGGCCGATCGTGAACTGCTTGAAGCCGGCAAAAACCTCAAGGTCGTCGCGAGAGCGGGCGTGGGACTTGACAACGTCGACCTGAAAGCCGCCAGTGAAAGAGGCATCATTGTCTGCAACGCACCTTTCGGAAACATCAACAGCGTCGTCGAGCACGCCATGGCCCTGATTCTGGCCACCTGCCGGAAACTGGTGAAGGCCGACACAAGCATCAAGGGCGGCGCCTGGAATCGCTCCATCAAGGCGATGGAACTCAAAGGCAAGGTCGCCGGGGTTATTGGCCTGAACAAAATCGGCGGGGGTGTCGTCACCCGACTGAAAGCCTTCGACTGCGAAGTCATCGGCTGCGATCCCTACATTTCTGAAAAACGGGTCCAGGATCTGGGAATCCGGCTGGTGTCCCTCGAAGAGTTGATCCGATCCTCCGATGTCATCACCGTGCACGTGCCTCTCAACGACGAGACCCGCAACCTTATCGCCGCTCCCCAACTGCAGCAGATGAAGGACGGGGTGATCCTGGTCAACACCGCACGCGGCGGCATCATCAATGAGCAGGACCTGCTGGCCGCCCTGGAAAGCGGCAAGGTCGGCGCGGCCTGTGTCGATGTATGGAGCGAGGAGCCTCCGCAAAGTGAACACCTCAAAAAACTGGTTGCCCACGAGCGCATGCTCGCCATCCCGCACCTGGGCGCGTCCAGCGCTGAAGCCCAGATCAATGTCTCCATTGACGTGGCCCGGGACATCGTACGCTTCGCCAATGAACAGCCCATGGAATACGCCGCAAACATTCCGCGCTTCGACAGTTCATTGATGGGGCAGATGCGGCCCTTTCTGCGACTGGTCAACATCATGGCCGATTTCGTTTCGCAACTGGCCGATTCCAATCTCAACAAGGTCACTTTTACCTACCAGGGGAGCGTGGCCGAATACGATTGCTCGCCGATAACCGTTTGCGGCATGGCGGCGCTGCTGAACAACAAGGTCGAGCAGGACGTCAACATGGTCAATGCGGCGCTTATCGCGGAAAACATGGGTATCGCCGTCGAGGAAGTCAAAAACCCCGCCCCCGCAGCCTTCGCCAACACCGTAACCATCGACATCGAAGGCCCCGGCATGCGCCGCACCATCGTCGGCACCCACTTCGAAGGGCAACCGCGTGTCGTGCGTCTGCGCGACTACCAGGTCGATTTTGCTCCTGAAGAACACATGCTGGTCATTACCTACCAGGACCGGCCGGGCATGATCGGTAAAATTGGACAGGTTCTGGGGGAACACGATATCAATATCGCCGCCATGAATCTCGGACGCCAGCAAAAGCGGGGCGAGGCCATGGTTATCCTGTCTCTGGACTCGCCGGTTCCGTCCAACGTGGTAGACGAAATCGGATCGGTCATCGTGGCAAGCTTCATCAAATATCTGCACGTGCTCAAAGCACGACCGGAACAATGA
- a CDS encoding cold-shock protein produces the protein MAEGTVKWFNDAKGFGFIQQDNGPDVFVHFSAITGEGFKSLAEGDRVSFEVVKGPKGPQAANVQKL, from the coding sequence ATGGCAGAAGGTACGGTGAAATGGTTTAATGACGCCAAAGGTTTCGGTTTTATTCAGCAGGACAATGGACCGGATGTGTTTGTCCATTTTTCTGCAATTACGGGGGAAGGTTTCAAGTCCCTGGCGGAAGGGGACCGGGTCAGTTTTGAGGTTGTCAAGGGGCCGAAGGGACCCCAGGCGGCAAACGTTCAAAAACTTTGA
- a CDS encoding zinc ribbon domain-containing protein YjdM — MSDFPKCPVCGSEYTYEDGPLYVCPECHHEWPRQHAAVNEVQEKIVRDAHGNVLVDGDAVTVIKDLKVKGSSMVVKVGTKVRNIRLVEGDHDIDCKIDGIGAMKLKSEFVKKV; from the coding sequence ATGAGTGATTTTCCCAAATGCCCCGTGTGCGGTTCTGAATATACCTACGAAGATGGTCCTTTGTATGTATGTCCCGAGTGCCACCACGAATGGCCGCGGCAGCATGCGGCTGTAAACGAAGTTCAGGAAAAAATTGTTCGGGATGCCCATGGCAATGTCCTTGTCGATGGCGATGCGGTAACGGTCATCAAGGATCTGAAGGTCAAAGGCTCTTCCATGGTAGTCAAGGTAGGCACCAAGGTCCGGAACATTCGTCTGGTCGAAGGGGATCATGATATCGACTGCAAAATTGACGGCATTGGCGCCATGAAACTGAAATCGGAATTTGTTAAAAAGGTTTAG